In Streptomyces longhuiensis, the following proteins share a genomic window:
- a CDS encoding alpha/beta fold hydrolase, which produces MSESSAEVTAAVASWRRAGLAGAAIGVVAAGAAAGVAVERLTVGRGMRRKARLALDASGPYGALRGTPGRACAEDGTELYYEVEEVETEGGAGPRRRRLFGRKSPAPVTVVFSHGYCLNQDSWHFQRAALRGVVRSVYWDQRSHGRSARGVEQAEGGPDVTIDQLGRDLKAVIDAAAPEGPLVLVGHSMGGMTVMAFAEQFPEVVAERVVGVALVGTSSGKLGEVSYGLPAVGVNAVRRVLPAVLKVLGQRADLVEKGRRATADLFAGIIKRYSFASRDVDPAVARFAERMIESTPIDVVAEFYPAFQEHEKTEAIERFAQLPVLVLAGDQDLVTPSEHSEAIAGLLPDAELVLVPDAGHLVMLEHPEAVTDRLADLLSRTGAVPAGATVGSYGDTAQPGS; this is translated from the coding sequence GTGAGTGAGAGCAGCGCCGAGGTCACGGCGGCCGTCGCGAGCTGGCGGCGGGCCGGGCTCGCAGGCGCCGCGATAGGTGTCGTCGCGGCCGGCGCCGCCGCCGGTGTCGCCGTGGAGCGCCTCACCGTCGGCCGCGGCATGCGCAGGAAGGCGCGGCTCGCGCTGGATGCCTCCGGCCCCTACGGGGCCCTGCGCGGCACCCCCGGCAGGGCCTGTGCCGAGGACGGCACCGAGCTCTACTACGAGGTCGAGGAAGTGGAGACCGAGGGCGGTGCCGGCCCTCGCAGGCGTCGTCTTTTCGGCCGTAAGTCCCCCGCGCCGGTCACCGTGGTCTTCAGCCACGGGTACTGCCTCAACCAGGACTCCTGGCATTTCCAGCGCGCCGCCCTGCGGGGCGTGGTGCGCTCCGTCTACTGGGACCAGCGCAGCCATGGACGGTCCGCGCGCGGGGTCGAGCAGGCCGAGGGCGGGCCCGACGTCACCATCGACCAGCTCGGACGCGATCTGAAGGCCGTCATCGACGCCGCCGCCCCCGAAGGGCCGCTGGTCCTCGTCGGGCACTCCATGGGCGGCATGACCGTGATGGCGTTCGCCGAGCAGTTTCCCGAGGTCGTGGCCGAGCGCGTCGTCGGCGTCGCCCTCGTCGGGACCTCCTCCGGCAAGCTCGGCGAGGTCAGCTACGGGCTGCCCGCGGTCGGCGTCAACGCCGTCCGGCGCGTGCTCCCCGCCGTCCTGAAGGTCCTGGGCCAGCGTGCCGACCTCGTGGAGAAGGGGCGCCGTGCGACCGCCGATCTGTTCGCCGGCATCATCAAGCGCTACTCGTTCGCCTCACGTGACGTCGATCCCGCCGTCGCCCGCTTCGCCGAGCGCATGATCGAGAGCACGCCGATCGACGTCGTCGCCGAGTTCTACCCCGCCTTCCAGGAGCACGAGAAGACCGAGGCCATCGAGCGGTTCGCGCAGCTGCCGGTCCTCGTACTGGCCGGCGACCAGGATCTCGTCACCCCCAGTGAGCACAGCGAGGCCATCGCCGGGCTGCTTCCCGACGCCGAGCTGGTGCTCGTGCCCGACGCCGGGCACCTGGTGATGCTGGAGCACCCCGAGGCCGTCACCGACCGGCTGGCGGACCTCCTCTCACGCACGGGAGCCGTGCCCGCAGGCGCTACCGTGGGAAGTTATGGAGACACCGCACAGCCCGGCAGCTGA
- the tsaE gene encoding tRNA (adenosine(37)-N6)-threonylcarbamoyltransferase complex ATPase subunit type 1 TsaE: protein METPHSPAADAATASITVNSPTHMGDLGRRLAKLLRPGDLVMLTGELGAGKTTLTRGLGEGLGVRGAVTSPTFVIARVHPPLGDGPALVHVDAYRLGGGLDEMEDLDLDVSLPDSVIVVEWGDGKVEDLADDRLHVVIHRATGDTDDEVRSVTLSGLGARWAGAGLEALAA from the coding sequence ATGGAGACACCGCACAGCCCGGCAGCTGACGCCGCCACCGCCTCGATCACCGTCAACTCGCCCACCCATATGGGGGATTTGGGCCGCCGCCTCGCCAAGCTGCTGCGCCCGGGCGACCTCGTCATGCTCACCGGCGAGCTGGGCGCGGGCAAGACCACGCTGACCCGCGGGCTCGGCGAGGGCCTCGGTGTGCGGGGCGCCGTGACCTCTCCGACCTTCGTCATCGCCCGCGTCCACCCGCCCCTCGGCGACGGGCCCGCCCTGGTGCACGTGGACGCGTACCGGCTCGGCGGCGGGCTCGACGAGATGGAGGACCTCGACCTCGACGTCTCGCTGCCCGACTCCGTGATCGTCGTCGAGTGGGGCGACGGCAAGGTCGAGGACCTCGCCGACGACCGGCTCCATGTGGTGATCCACCGCGCCACGGGCGACACGGACGACGAGGTGCGCTCCGTGACGCTGAGTGGCCTCGGGGCGCGCTGGGCCGGCGCCGGCCTGGAGGCTCTGGCCGCCTGA
- the tsaB gene encoding tRNA (adenosine(37)-N6)-threonylcarbamoyltransferase complex dimerization subunit type 1 TsaB, whose product MLLLALDTATPAVTVALHDGSSVVAASSQVDARRHGELLLPAVDRVLAEAGVRLDAVTGIVVGVGPGPYTGLRVGLMTADTFGLALGVPVHGLCTLDGLAYAAEVDGPFVVATDARRKEVYWARYEDARTRVTEPAVDRPADIAEQVAGLPAVGAGAVLYPDTFPDARAPENVSAAALAALAAEKLGAGEELRAPRPLYLRRPDAQVPKNYKVVTPK is encoded by the coding sequence GTGCTGTTGCTCGCGCTGGATACCGCCACCCCCGCCGTCACCGTCGCCCTGCACGACGGTTCGTCCGTCGTCGCCGCATCGAGCCAGGTGGACGCCCGTCGGCACGGGGAGCTGCTGCTGCCCGCCGTCGACCGGGTGCTCGCCGAGGCCGGCGTCCGACTCGACGCCGTCACCGGCATCGTCGTCGGCGTGGGCCCCGGCCCCTACACCGGCCTCCGCGTCGGCCTGATGACCGCCGACACCTTCGGGCTCGCCCTCGGCGTGCCCGTCCACGGTCTGTGCACGCTGGACGGGCTCGCCTACGCCGCCGAGGTGGACGGCCCCTTCGTCGTCGCCACGGACGCGCGGCGCAAGGAGGTCTACTGGGCGCGCTACGAGGACGCGCGCACCCGCGTCACCGAGCCCGCCGTCGACCGCCCCGCCGACATCGCCGAGCAGGTCGCGGGCCTTCCCGCGGTCGGCGCCGGTGCCGTGCTGTACCCGGACACGTTCCCGGACGCGCGCGCGCCCGAGAACGTGTCGGCGGCCGCCCTCGCCGCCCTCGCCGCCGAGAAGCTCGGCGCCGGCGAGGAGCTCCGGGCACCGCGCCCCCTGTATCTGCGCCGGCCCGACGCGCAGGTGCCCAAGAACTACAAGGTGGTCACTCCGAAGTGA
- the rimI gene encoding ribosomal protein S18-alanine N-acetyltransferase, producing MRWWDIDSVHALEKDLFPDDAWSRGMFWSELAHARGAGSTRRYVVAHDGDRLVGYAGLAASGTDYEGGSGVGADVQTIAVVRDQWGTGLGARLLTVLLRHATDLECSEVTLEVRVDNTRAQKLYQRFGFEPIGFRRGYYQPGNVDALVMRLTDPSTSVTPVQGTENG from the coding sequence ATGCGCTGGTGGGACATCGACTCCGTACACGCGCTCGAGAAGGATCTCTTCCCGGACGACGCGTGGTCCCGCGGCATGTTCTGGTCCGAGCTCGCGCACGCGCGCGGCGCCGGGTCGACCCGCCGTTATGTCGTCGCCCACGACGGCGACCGTCTCGTCGGGTACGCGGGCCTCGCCGCGTCCGGCACGGACTACGAAGGCGGCTCCGGCGTGGGAGCCGACGTGCAGACCATCGCCGTCGTCCGTGACCAGTGGGGCACCGGGCTCGGCGCCCGGCTCCTCACCGTCCTGCTGCGCCACGCGACCGACCTGGAGTGCTCCGAGGTGACGCTCGAGGTGCGGGTCGACAACACCCGGGCGCAGAAGCTCTACCAGCGCTTCGGCTTCGAGCCCATCGGGTTCCGCCGCGGCTACTACCAGCCGGGCAACGTGGACGCGCTCGTGATGCGTCTGACCGACCCCTCGACCTCAGTGACACCCGTACAAGGAACCGAAAATGGCTGA
- the tsaD gene encoding tRNA (adenosine(37)-N6)-threonylcarbamoyltransferase complex transferase subunit TsaD → MADEPLVLGIETSCDETGVGIVRGHTLLADAVASSVDEHARFGGVVPEVASRAHLEAMVPTIERALKDAGVAASDLDGISVTAGPGLAGALLVGVSAAKAYAYALGKPLYGVNHLASHICVDQLEHGPLPEPTMALLVSGGHSSLLLSSDITSDVRPLGATIDDAAGEAFDKIARVLNLGFPGGPVIDRYAKEGDPTAITFPRGLTGPRDPAYDFSFSGLKTSVARWIEAKRAAGEDVPVRDVSASFQEAVVDVLTRKAVRACKDEGVDHLMIGGGVAANSRLRALAQERCEAAGIRLRVPRPKLCTDNGAMVAALGAEMVARNRSASAWDLSADSSLPVTETHVPGHTHDHDHVHEAAKDNLYS, encoded by the coding sequence ATGGCTGACGAACCGCTCGTCCTCGGCATCGAGACCTCCTGCGACGAGACCGGTGTCGGCATCGTCCGCGGCCACACGCTGCTCGCCGACGCGGTCGCCTCCAGCGTCGACGAGCACGCCCGCTTCGGCGGTGTCGTCCCCGAGGTCGCCTCGCGCGCACACCTGGAAGCCATGGTGCCGACCATCGAGCGCGCCCTGAAGGACGCCGGGGTCGCCGCCTCCGACCTGGACGGGATCTCCGTCACCGCGGGCCCGGGGCTCGCGGGCGCGCTCCTCGTGGGCGTCTCGGCGGCCAAGGCGTACGCGTACGCGCTCGGCAAGCCGCTCTACGGCGTGAACCACCTCGCCTCGCACATCTGCGTCGACCAGCTGGAGCACGGGCCGCTGCCCGAGCCCACGATGGCGCTGCTCGTCTCGGGCGGGCACTCGTCGCTGCTGCTCTCCTCCGACATCACGTCCGACGTGCGCCCTCTCGGCGCGACCATCGACGACGCGGCGGGCGAGGCCTTCGACAAGATCGCCCGGGTGCTGAACCTCGGCTTTCCCGGCGGTCCCGTCATCGACCGGTACGCGAAGGAGGGCGACCCCACCGCGATCACCTTCCCGCGCGGGCTCACCGGGCCGCGCGACCCCGCGTACGACTTCTCCTTCTCCGGGCTGAAGACGTCCGTGGCGCGCTGGATCGAGGCGAAGCGGGCCGCCGGTGAGGACGTTCCGGTGCGGGATGTGTCGGCGTCCTTCCAGGAGGCCGTCGTCGACGTGCTGACCCGCAAGGCCGTGCGCGCCTGCAAGGACGAGGGTGTCGACCACCTCATGATCGGCGGCGGTGTGGCCGCCAACTCGCGGCTGCGGGCCCTCGCCCAGGAGCGGTGCGAGGCGGCCGGGATCCGGCTGCGCGTGCCGCGGCCCAAGCTGTGCACGGACAACGGCGCGATGGTCGCGGCCCTCGGCGCCGAGATGGTGGCGCGCAACCGGTCCGCGTCCGCCTGGGACCTGTCGGCCGACTCGTCGCTGCCGGTGACGGAGACGCACGTGCCGGGGCACACGCACGACCACGACCATGTGCACGAGGCGGCGAAGGACAACCTGTACTCATGA
- a CDS encoding LCP family protein: MVKTAGVVAGCVLVLTGGGAAWAYWHLDHNVRGVDIDSALGDDRPPKPAPATPEPSATAPPAGALNILVLGSDSRSGSKNSALGGGHSEGARSDTAMVVHLDAGRSAATVVSIPRDTLVERPACPTSSGGSTQAAYGAMFNSAYSVGGPVCAVKTVEKLTGVRMDHYLEIDFSGFASVVDALGGVDLTTTEDIDDDLSHLQLDAGYHHLDGKQALAFARTRHGVGDGSDLGRIKLQQQLVKALVEKVSGSDLLTDPARLYKVADALTGSLTTDTGLDSLGELQGLAGSLKGLSADEVKTVMMPVLPAPSDPNRVVADEPEAGKLWASLR; the protein is encoded by the coding sequence TTGGTGAAGACGGCCGGTGTCGTGGCCGGTTGCGTGCTCGTCCTCACCGGGGGCGGGGCCGCATGGGCGTACTGGCATCTGGACCACAATGTCCGGGGCGTCGACATCGACAGCGCGCTCGGCGACGACCGGCCCCCGAAGCCGGCCCCGGCCACGCCGGAGCCCTCGGCGACCGCGCCGCCCGCAGGGGCGCTGAACATCCTCGTCCTCGGCTCCGACTCGCGCAGCGGCAGCAAGAACTCCGCGCTCGGCGGCGGCCACAGCGAGGGCGCACGCTCCGACACCGCGATGGTGGTGCACCTGGACGCCGGCCGTTCGGCGGCGACCGTCGTCAGCATCCCCCGCGACACCCTCGTCGAGCGGCCCGCGTGTCCGACCTCGTCCGGCGGCAGCACGCAGGCCGCGTACGGCGCCATGTTCAACAGCGCGTACTCCGTGGGCGGTCCCGTCTGTGCCGTGAAGACGGTCGAGAAGCTCACCGGCGTGCGCATGGACCACTATCTGGAGATCGACTTCTCCGGCTTCGCCTCGGTCGTCGACGCGCTCGGCGGCGTGGACCTCACGACGACCGAGGACATCGACGACGACCTGAGCCACCTCCAGCTCGACGCGGGCTACCACCACCTCGACGGCAAGCAGGCCCTCGCCTTCGCCCGCACCCGCCACGGCGTCGGCGACGGCAGCGACCTCGGTCGCATCAAACTCCAGCAGCAACTGGTGAAGGCCCTGGTGGAGAAGGTCTCGGGCAGCGACCTCCTGACGGACCCGGCCCGCCTCTACAAGGTCGCCGACGCCCTCACGGGGAGCCTCACCACGGACACCGGCCTCGACTCCCTCGGTGAACTCCAGGGCCTGGCGGGCAGCTTGAAGGGGCTGTCGGCGGACGAGGTGAAGACGGTCATGATGCCGGTGCTCCCGGCGCCGTCCGACCCCAACCGTGTCGTCGCCGACGAGCCGGAGGCCGGGAAACTGTGGGCCTCACTGCGGTGA
- a CDS encoding class I SAM-dependent methyltransferase, whose protein sequence is MPFDHNDHYHRLLLRHLPKGGRTALDIGCGTGRFARRLAGRGYEVDALDPSAEVIAEAEAMGGGPRFRRADVTATHLPEGHYDVITCLASLHHMPFATVTRLRAALAPGGALLVLGCHAGVTPRDLVAVPANAAARAAVHVADRLRGAAAPPLKPPVRRPDMTLADIRAEADRLLPGSQVRQLLFWRYLLTYDA, encoded by the coding sequence ATGCCTTTCGACCACAACGACCACTACCACCGGCTCCTCCTGCGCCACCTGCCGAAGGGCGGCCGTACCGCCCTCGACATCGGCTGCGGCACCGGCCGCTTCGCACGGCGCCTGGCCGGCCGGGGTTACGAGGTCGACGCGCTCGACCCGTCGGCAGAGGTCATCGCCGAGGCGGAGGCCATGGGCGGCGGGCCGCGCTTCCGGCGGGCGGACGTGACGGCGACGCATCTGCCCGAGGGGCACTACGACGTCATCACCTGCCTGGCGAGCCTGCACCACATGCCGTTCGCGACGGTGACGCGGCTGCGCGCGGCCCTCGCTCCCGGCGGCGCGCTGCTGGTCCTCGGCTGCCACGCGGGCGTGACGCCCCGCGACCTCGTGGCCGTCCCGGCGAACGCGGCGGCCCGCGCCGCGGTCCACGTGGCCGACCGGCTGCGCGGCGCCGCGGCGCCACCCCTCAAGCCCCCGGTGCGCCGGCCCGACATGACGCTCGCCGACATCCGCGCGGAAGCCGACCGGCTCCTCCCCGGCAGTCAGGTGCGCCAACTCCTCTTCTGGCGCTACCTGCTGACGTACGACGCCTGA
- a CDS encoding YciI family protein, with product MPRYMTLVRIDESKAPAEGPSEALMQRMGELIEEMTKAGVLLDTGGLHPSSEGTRVHYENGEITVTDGPFTESKEVIGGYAIIQAKDRAEILEWTKRFLKVHEEHWTVTSEIREIAEG from the coding sequence ATGCCGCGCTACATGACGCTGGTCCGCATCGACGAGAGCAAGGCCCCCGCCGAGGGCCCCAGCGAGGCCCTGATGCAGCGCATGGGCGAGCTGATCGAGGAGATGACCAAGGCCGGCGTGCTGCTGGACACCGGGGGCCTGCACCCCTCGTCCGAGGGCACCCGCGTGCACTACGAGAACGGCGAGATCACCGTCACCGACGGGCCGTTCACCGAGTCCAAGGAGGTCATCGGCGGCTACGCGATCATCCAGGCCAAGGACCGGGCCGAGATCCTGGAGTGGACCAAGCGGTTCCTGAAGGTCCACGAGGAGCACTGGACGGTCACCTCCGAGATCCGGGAGATCGCCGAGGGCTGA
- a CDS encoding RNA polymerase sigma factor, with protein MTAERTAEAAHAIETVFRLEAPRIIAGVTRIVRDVGIAEELAQDALVAALEQWPDEGIPDNPGAWLMATAKHRAIDLVRRKERYARKLAEVGRDLETAPPHLDEPADPDDIDDDLLRLVFTACHPVLSAEARVALTLRLLGGLTTAEIARAVLAPEATVAQRIVRAKRTLATKNVAFEVPYGPERAARLGSVLEVIYLIFNEGYAATAGDDYLRPGLCEDALRLARLLAGLMPKEPEVHGLVALLELQASRSAARTGPSGEPVLLRDQDRTRWNQLLIRRGFAALGRADAVSTGGGPGPYALQAAIAASHAHAHTYAETNWEGIATLYGLLAARAPSPVVELNRAVAVSMAEGPAAGLALVDALAGEPALRDYHLLPSVRGDLLERLGRREEARAEFERAASLTRNERERELLLARADKCREERGNPYSHGSHQPLQ; from the coding sequence GTGACAGCAGAACGTACTGCCGAAGCGGCCCACGCCATCGAGACCGTCTTCCGTCTGGAGGCGCCCCGCATCATCGCCGGTGTCACGCGCATCGTCCGGGACGTGGGCATAGCGGAGGAACTGGCGCAGGACGCGCTCGTCGCCGCCCTGGAGCAGTGGCCGGACGAGGGGATCCCCGACAACCCCGGCGCGTGGCTCATGGCCACCGCCAAGCACCGGGCGATCGACCTCGTGCGCCGCAAGGAGCGGTACGCGCGCAAGCTGGCGGAGGTCGGCCGTGACCTGGAGACCGCGCCGCCCCACCTGGACGAGCCCGCGGACCCGGACGACATCGACGACGACCTGCTCCGCCTCGTCTTCACGGCCTGTCACCCGGTGCTGTCCGCCGAGGCCCGGGTCGCGCTCACGCTGCGGCTGCTCGGCGGCCTGACCACCGCCGAGATCGCCCGCGCGGTCCTGGCCCCCGAGGCGACGGTCGCCCAGCGCATCGTGCGCGCGAAACGCACCCTCGCCACGAAGAACGTCGCCTTCGAAGTGCCCTACGGCCCCGAGCGAGCGGCCCGCCTGGGCTCGGTCCTCGAGGTCATCTACCTCATCTTCAACGAGGGGTACGCGGCCACGGCGGGCGACGACTATCTGCGCCCCGGCCTGTGCGAGGACGCCCTGCGGCTCGCCCGGCTGCTGGCCGGCCTGATGCCGAAGGAGCCCGAAGTGCACGGCCTGGTCGCCCTGTTGGAGCTCCAGGCCTCGCGCTCGGCCGCCCGTACGGGCCCGTCGGGCGAACCGGTTCTCCTCAGGGACCAGGACCGTACGCGCTGGAACCAGCTCCTGATCCGGCGCGGGTTCGCGGCGCTCGGCCGCGCGGACGCGGTGTCCACCGGCGGCGGCCCCGGCCCGTACGCCCTCCAGGCCGCCATCGCCGCCAGCCATGCGCACGCCCACACGTACGCGGAGACGAACTGGGAGGGGATCGCGACCCTGTACGGGCTGCTCGCCGCCCGGGCGCCGTCCCCCGTCGTCGAGCTGAACCGGGCGGTGGCGGTCTCCATGGCCGAGGGCCCCGCGGCCGGCCTCGCCCTGGTCGACGCCCTGGCCGGTGAACCGGCGCTGCGCGACTACCACTTGCTGCCGAGCGTGCGCGGAGACCTGCTGGAGCGGCTCGGGCGGCGCGAGGAGGCGCGGGCCGAGTTCGAGCGGGCCGCTTCGCTGACCCGCAACGAACGGGAGCGGGAGCTGCTGCTGGCGCGCGCGGACAAGTGCCGTGAGGAGCGGGGAAATCCCTATTCCCATGGGTCTCACCAGCCACTACAGTGA
- a CDS encoding cell wall-binding repeat-containing protein — MSTSGVIAFERRVNYGCYDNQGIWTYDPETGALKQILTEGEQPAFSPDGTRLAFVRYPDGGPSQIFTANADGTDVKQITTGPRGYANPSWSPTGERIIFDAHTSGDSSDVHTTEYVDLATGALTALASHQEGNFGNNPSWQPLRKNTTGRVWGADTYGTNIASSRWTWNTVGQSEPGLMDAKAAVLINRDSPSYSLTAPALAGKKHGPVLMTPSGGLSSAVKAELKRTLKPGAYVYLVGGTSMLSSTVSSQVTALGFTPKRLAGTSRYSTSVAVAKSITSAPKYVFLATGTDYHSALAASVAAGADGTSSAGGVVLNDGNTLTSSVKSYLNSLDPDDTLIIPVGTSAKYALTHTKFSSWPSTYTYYPVTGTGHEGTAAALAKLWWSAPSQAGLASVDSWRGGVSAGSAMNVFGPVLWTTPGSLSSATSGYLMRESASVQFAVGFGGSSSVAAGTLDASGAAISAGSGQYVYHPYYNGVEPQSTRQSTFLARTNGGDATSVERTGPIGAEPNLEPLRTRHHQ; from the coding sequence GTGAGCACGTCCGGTGTGATCGCGTTCGAGCGGCGCGTCAACTACGGCTGCTACGACAACCAGGGCATCTGGACCTACGACCCGGAGACCGGGGCGCTGAAGCAGATCCTCACCGAGGGCGAGCAGCCCGCCTTCTCGCCTGACGGCACCCGGCTGGCCTTCGTCCGGTACCCCGACGGCGGCCCGTCGCAGATCTTCACGGCGAACGCCGACGGCACGGACGTCAAGCAGATCACCACCGGCCCGCGCGGCTACGCCAACCCGTCCTGGTCACCCACCGGCGAGCGCATCATCTTCGACGCGCACACCTCGGGCGACAGCTCCGACGTGCACACCACGGAGTACGTGGACCTGGCCACCGGCGCCCTCACCGCGCTGGCGAGCCACCAGGAAGGCAACTTCGGCAACAACCCCAGCTGGCAGCCGCTGCGCAAGAACACCACGGGCCGTGTCTGGGGTGCGGACACCTACGGCACCAACATCGCCTCCTCGCGCTGGACGTGGAACACGGTCGGGCAGAGCGAGCCGGGCCTGATGGACGCCAAGGCGGCGGTGCTGATCAACCGCGACAGCCCCTCGTACTCGCTCACGGCGCCCGCCCTCGCGGGCAAGAAGCACGGGCCGGTCCTGATGACGCCGTCGGGCGGCCTGTCGTCCGCGGTGAAGGCGGAGCTCAAGCGGACGCTGAAGCCGGGGGCGTACGTCTATCTCGTCGGCGGCACGTCCATGCTCAGCAGCACCGTGTCCTCGCAGGTGACCGCGCTCGGCTTCACGCCGAAGCGGCTGGCGGGCACCTCCCGCTACTCGACCTCGGTCGCCGTGGCCAAGTCGATCACCAGCGCGCCGAAGTACGTGTTCCTGGCGACGGGGACCGACTACCACTCGGCGCTGGCGGCGTCGGTCGCGGCCGGCGCGGACGGGACGAGCAGCGCGGGCGGCGTCGTGCTCAACGACGGCAACACGCTGACCTCGTCGGTGAAGTCGTACCTCAACAGCCTCGACCCCGACGACACCTTGATCATCCCGGTGGGGACGTCCGCGAAATACGCGCTGACGCACACGAAGTTCTCCAGCTGGCCCTCGACGTACACCTACTACCCCGTCACGGGGACCGGGCACGAGGGCACCGCGGCCGCCCTTGCCAAGCTTTGGTGGAGTGCGCCGAGCCAGGCGGGGCTCGCCTCGGTCGACTCATGGCGCGGCGGTGTGTCCGCGGGCTCCGCGATGAACGTGTTCGGTCCCGTGCTCTGGACCACGCCCGGCTCCCTGTCGAGCGCGACGAGCGGCTATCTGATGCGGGAATCCGCGAGCGTCCAGTTCGCGGTCGGCTTCGGTGGCAGCAGTTCCGTGGCGGCCGGCACGCTGGACGCCTCAGGAGCCGCGATCAGCGCGGGCAGCGGCCAGTACGTCTATCACCCGTACTACAACGGGGTGGAGCCGCAGAGCACGCGGCAGAGCACCTTCCTGGCCCGCACGAACGGCGGTGACGCCACCTCGGTGGAGCGGACCGGCCCGATCGGTGCCGAGCCGAACCTGGAGCCGCTCAGGACCCGGCACCACCAGTAG
- a CDS encoding class I SAM-dependent methyltransferase has product MGLVNDLASFSSLLSAEGQALLDDVRDITPGEELAVATRLRRDHPADLVSAAIAQARLRQRAAAKFGEADARRMYFTANGVEQATRTSVATHRAQEFKALGVRSVADLCCGIGGDAIALARAGISVLAVDRDPLTCEVARANAQALGLDGLIEVREADVTEVDTQSYDAVFVDPARRGGGKGGGRIFDPEAYSPPLSWAVGAALGARHAALKIAPGIPHEAIPDAADAEWISDGGDVKEAVLWFGTEPGRMRATLLPGPRALTGRGLPDPEVRPVGRYLYEPDGAVIRAHLVADVAEEVAGGLIDETIAYVTSDTLRATPYATAYEITDRLPFNVKKLKALLREREVGILTVKKRGSAVEPEELRRKALPKRHGPNAVTVFLTRVAGAPTMLLGAPAQPATGGAGS; this is encoded by the coding sequence ATGGGCCTGGTGAACGACCTCGCCTCCTTCAGCTCGCTGCTCTCCGCGGAGGGCCAGGCGCTCCTCGACGACGTACGGGACATCACCCCCGGCGAGGAGCTCGCCGTCGCCACCCGGCTGCGCCGCGACCACCCGGCGGACCTCGTCTCGGCCGCCATCGCGCAGGCCCGGCTGCGGCAGCGCGCCGCGGCGAAGTTCGGCGAGGCTGACGCGCGCCGCATGTACTTCACGGCGAACGGCGTCGAGCAGGCGACCCGCACGAGCGTCGCCACCCATCGCGCGCAGGAGTTCAAGGCGCTCGGGGTGCGCTCCGTCGCCGATCTGTGCTGCGGCATCGGCGGCGACGCGATCGCGCTGGCCCGCGCCGGGATCTCCGTACTCGCCGTCGACCGCGACCCCCTGACCTGCGAGGTCGCCCGCGCGAACGCTCAGGCCCTGGGCCTCGACGGGCTGATCGAGGTCCGCGAGGCCGATGTCACCGAGGTCGACACGCAGTCGTACGACGCGGTGTTCGTCGACCCCGCGCGCCGGGGCGGCGGCAAGGGGGGTGGCCGGATCTTCGACCCGGAGGCGTACTCCCCGCCCCTGTCCTGGGCGGTCGGCGCGGCGCTCGGGGCCCGGCACGCGGCGCTGAAGATCGCGCCCGGCATCCCCCACGAGGCGATCCCCGACGCGGCCGACGCCGAGTGGATCTCGGACGGCGGGGACGTGAAGGAGGCCGTGCTCTGGTTCGGCACCGAGCCGGGCCGCATGCGGGCGACGCTGCTCCCCGGGCCGCGCGCGCTCACCGGCCGCGGCCTCCCCGACCCCGAAGTGCGGCCCGTGGGACGGTACTTGTACGAGCCCGACGGCGCCGTCATCCGCGCCCACCTGGTCGCGGACGTGGCCGAGGAGGTGGCGGGCGGGCTGATCGACGAGACGATCGCCTACGTCACGTCCGACACACTGCGGGCGACGCCGTACGCCACCGCGTACGAGATCACGGACCGGCTCCCCTTCAACGTGAAGAAGTTGAAGGCGCTGCTGCGGGAGCGCGAGGTCGGGATCCTGACGGTGAAGAAGCGGGGGTCGGCGGTGGAGCCGGAGGAGCTGCGCCGCAAGGCGCTGCCGAAGCGGCACGGCCCGAACGCGGTGACGGTCTTCCTGACCCGCGTCGCGGGCGCCCCGACGATGCTGCTGGGGGCGCCCGCGCAGCCGGCTACTGGTGGTGCCGGGTCCTGA